In Juglans microcarpa x Juglans regia isolate MS1-56 chromosome 4S, Jm3101_v1.0, whole genome shotgun sequence, a single window of DNA contains:
- the LOC121261973 gene encoding thioredoxin reductase 2-like, with product MSYSPRHRFLFSLIRKGRSFFRLASTAAVASAAATAAPKVASSAAASSSSTSASTTVSAMDDLQTLKTKVCIIGSGPAAHTAAIYASRAELKPILFEGWMANGIAPGGQLTTTSDVENFPGFPDGINGIDLMDRFRSQSHRFGTQILTETVNKVDFSTTPFKIFADSKTVIAESVIVATGAVAKRLDFLGSAEGSGGFWNRGISACAVCDGAAPIFRNKPLAVIGGGDSAMEEATFLTKYGSIVYIIHRRDTFRASKIMQQRALTNPKIQVLWNSVVLEAYGDKDHQNKLLGGLKVKNVVSGEVSDLKVSGLFFAIGHEPATKFLDGQLELDSDGYVVTQPGTTQTSVPGVFAAGDVQDKKFRQAVTAAGTGCMAALEAEHYLQEIGSQEGKTD from the exons ATGAGTTATAGCCCCCGACACAGGTTCTTGTTTAGTCTGATCAGGAAAGGTCGCAGCTTCTTTCGATTGGCATCCACCGCAGCCGTTGCCTCCGCCGCCGCCACAGCCGCTCCCAAAGTAGCCTCATCAGCAGCCGCCTCATCTTCTTCGACTTCGGCCTCAACTACGGTCTCCGCCATGGATGATCTACAGACTCTGAAAACGAAGGTTTGCATCATCGGAAGCGGCCCAGCGGCCCACACCGCCGCCATATACGCGTCACGGGCAGAGCTGAAGCCCATCCTCTTCGAGGGTTGGATGGCCAACGGCATCGCCCCCGGCGGCCAACTCACCACCACTTCTGACGTCGAGAACTTCCCGGGATTCCCCGATGGAATCAACGGCATCGACCTTATGGACCGGTTCCGCAGCCAGTCCCACCGTTTCGGCACCCAGATTCTGACCGAGACCGTCAACAAGGTCGATTTCTCCACCACCCCTTTCAAGATCTTCGCCGATTCTAAGACCGTCATTGCCGAATCCGTCATCGTTGCGACCGGTGCCGTCGCCAAGCGTTTGGACTTCCTAGGATCTGCAGAGGGATCGGGAGGCTTCTGGAACCGCGGGATTTCGGCATGTGCCGTGTGCGACGGTGCGGCCCCCATTTTCAGGAACAAGCCTCTGGCAGTTATTGGAGGCGGGGATTCGGCCATGGAAGAGGCCACTTTCCTGACCAAGTACGGGTCCATAGTTTACATTATCCACAGGAGGGATACGTTTAGGGCGTCCAAGATTATGCAGCAGAGGGCCTTGACGAACCCTAAGATCCAGGTGCTGTGGAACTCGGTGGTGTTGGAGGCCTACGGTGACAAAGATCATCAAAATAAGCTCTTGGGAGGGTTGAAGGTGAAGAATGTGGTCAGCGGGGAGGTTTCAGATCTCAAGGTATCGGGGTTATTCTTCGCAATAGGGCACGAGCCAGCCACCAAGTTTTTGGATGGTCAGCTGGAGCTCGACTCTGATGGTTACGTTGTAACACAGCCAGGGACCACCCAGACCAGCGTGCCCGGAGTATTTGCTGCCGGAGATGTCCAGGACAAGAAGTTCAGGCAGGCTGTAACTGCTGCCGGCACTG GTTGCATGGCAGCCTTGGAAGCCGAACATTATTTGCAAGAGATCGGATCCCAGGAAGGTAAAACCGATTGA
- the LOC121262226 gene encoding uncharacterized protein LOC121262226, with translation MKQARVGKTATISFNKDDCEGVIYPHDDALVVKMLVDNFNTRRILINNGSSADILFWDAFVRMGTDQNRLRPSPTPLNESLGETVQPVGSITLHVETRMSPCTATTMTDFLVVKTLSFYKAIAGRPTLDILKTVTSKYHLEMKFLRKMGIKEVHDEQGEVNEPLELVALDEANKKANARIKTRMKPKVRSRLKRLLAEHKDVFA, from the exons ATGAAGCAAGCACGAGTTGGAAAGACTGCAACCATTTCTTTCAACAAAGATGATTGTGAAGGCGTGATCTACCCACATGACGATGCCTTAGTAGTGAAGATGCTTGTTGACAACTTTAACACTCGAAGGATACTAATAAATAATGGGAGTTCGGCCGACATACTCTTTTGGGACGCATTTGTAAGGATGGGCACTGACCAAAACAGACTGCGGCCCTCACCAACACCATTGAATGAATCCTTGGGAGAAACAGTGCAACCAGTGGGCTCAATAACCCTCCATGTGGAGACTAGAATGAGCCCCTGCACCGCCACCACCATGACAGACTTCTTAGTGGTAAAGACTCTCTCCTTCTACAAAGCCATAGCCGGGCGACCAACCTTGGACATCTTGAAGACTGTCACGTCCAAGTATCATTTGGAGATGaaatttttgaggaaaatgggCATAAAGGAGGTCCACGACGAGCAA GGCGAAGTCAATGAACCCCTCGAGCTAGTTGCACTAGACGAGGCCAATAAGAAGGCAAATGCAAGGATAAAAACCAGAATGAAACCTAAGGTGAGATCACGGTTGAAGCGGCTACTTGCTGAACACAAAGATGTCTTCGCCTAG